The Acinetobacter sp. GSS19 genome includes a region encoding these proteins:
- the dld gene encoding D-lactate dehydrogenase: protein MQDYSQTPAAFDEQKVLKQLTEIVGKTHVLTEDADTRLYRQGRRFGEGKVLAVVAPGSLLEQWQVLQVAVDADCIVIMQAANTGLTGGSTPYGEDYDRPVILISTRRLAGIQLIDEARQVICLPGATLDTLEKQLAPYQREPHSVIGSSCIGASVLGGVCNNSGGALVRRGPAYTELALYARVNDQGQLELVNHLGIDLGNSPEEILSRLEQQQYQATDIRFDHNCCASDQRYAQDVKQVDANTPARFNADPSRLYEASGSAGKICVFAVRLDTFEKIPSQVFYIGTNAQDDLTEIRRFLLADLPRLPIAGEYIHRVAYDIGAEYGKDTFMFIEKFGTARVPAAFAMKDKVDGYLEKFGMKGLSDKLLQIVTKLLPNHLPKRMNEFRDLYEHHLILRIEHQDVEQVNQFLASYFKQHPTGQHFLCSEDEGRKAFLHRFAVAGAAIRYRDTHRGEVEDIVALDIALRRNDRQWVECLPPEMNQQIIHKLYYGHFLCHVFHQDYIVKKGVDPLEMEHQMWHLLDDRGAEYPAEHNVGHLYVAKPALKQHYQKLDPTNSFNVGIGQTSKLKYWK, encoded by the coding sequence ATGCAGGACTATTCTCAAACGCCCGCTGCATTTGATGAGCAAAAAGTTTTAAAACAGCTAACAGAGATTGTGGGTAAAACCCATGTCCTGACGGAGGATGCCGATACACGCCTGTACCGTCAGGGACGTCGTTTTGGTGAAGGCAAGGTACTGGCCGTGGTTGCACCGGGTTCTTTACTTGAACAATGGCAGGTCTTGCAGGTGGCGGTTGATGCGGACTGTATCGTGATTATGCAGGCTGCCAATACCGGCCTCACCGGTGGCTCAACACCGTATGGGGAGGATTACGACCGTCCGGTGATTTTAATCAGTACACGCCGGTTGGCAGGCATTCAACTGATTGATGAGGCCAGACAGGTGATCTGCTTGCCCGGTGCAACACTCGATACTCTGGAAAAACAGCTGGCGCCGTATCAGCGTGAACCGCATTCGGTGATTGGTTCATCCTGTATCGGCGCTTCAGTATTGGGTGGCGTGTGCAACAACTCGGGTGGCGCTCTGGTCCGTCGTGGTCCCGCCTATACCGAACTGGCACTGTATGCACGGGTGAATGATCAAGGACAGCTTGAACTGGTCAACCATCTCGGTATTGATTTGGGCAATTCGCCAGAAGAGATTCTATCCAGATTGGAGCAGCAGCAGTATCAGGCGACGGATATCCGCTTTGACCACAACTGTTGTGCATCCGATCAGCGTTATGCCCAGGATGTAAAACAGGTCGATGCCAACACACCCGCCCGCTTTAATGCTGATCCATCACGTCTGTATGAAGCATCCGGTTCCGCTGGAAAAATCTGTGTCTTTGCCGTGCGTCTGGATACTTTTGAAAAAATCCCGAGCCAGGTCTTTTACATTGGTACCAACGCGCAGGATGATCTCACTGAAATCCGCCGTTTTTTGCTCGCCGATTTACCACGATTGCCGATCGCTGGAGAGTATATCCATCGTGTAGCCTATGACATTGGTGCCGAATATGGCAAAGACACCTTCATGTTTATTGAAAAATTCGGTACGGCACGGGTTCCCGCGGCCTTTGCCATGAAAGACAAGGTCGATGGTTACCTGGAAAAATTTGGCATGAAAGGCCTGTCTGACAAGCTTCTGCAAATTGTCACCAAACTGCTACCGAACCATTTACCGAAACGCATGAATGAATTTCGGGATTTATATGAGCATCACCTTATTCTGCGAATCGAACATCAGGATGTTGAGCAGGTGAATCAGTTCTTGGCGAGTTATTTTAAGCAGCATCCGACGGGTCAACACTTCCTGTGCAGTGAAGATGAAGGACGCAAGGCCTTTTTGCACCGCTTTGCGGTGGCTGGCGCAGCGATTCGTTATCGTGATACCCACCGCGGTGAAGTGGAAGATATCGTGGCTTTGGACATTGCGCTACGCCGTAATGACCGCCAGTGGGTGGAGTGTCTACCGCCTGAGATGAACCAGCAGATCATTCACAAACTGTATTATGGTCATTTCCTCTGTCATGTGTTCCATCAAGACTATATCGTGAAAAAAGGGGTAGACCCTTTGGAAATGGAACATCAGATGTGGCATTTGCTGGATGATCGGGGTGCAGAATATCCGGCTGAGCATAATGTAGGACATTTATATGTGGCTAAACCCGCGCTCAAGCAGCATTACCAGAAACTTGATCCCACCAACAGTTTCAATGTCGGGATTGGCCAAACCTCGAAACTGAAATACTGGAAATAG
- a CDS encoding cryptochrome/photolyase family protein, with translation MRFGLILGDQLSHQLATLKHLDRSQDVILMAEVLEEASYVPHHPQKIALIFSAMRHFAKELRAQGWKIRYQVFNRESPIQSLLDFVQHQQQRYAADALLITQSGEYRLQQQIEQHWSKTLGIPVHCLEDDRFFCSLQQFRIWASKYKSLRMEYFYREMRKQSGYLMQDGQPIGGKWNYDSENRKRWSGQPALPPSLTFIQDQIDRDVMKLVKTEFAHHPGQIETFRWATTREQALQALAHFIQHALPSFGDHQDAMVYGEDDLFHSRLSPYLNCGLLTPREVCDAAETAYLQGHAPLNAVEGFIRQILGWREYVRGIYWLKMPEYAQLNALQSLRPLPGYYWTGKTKMACMAEAIRNTLQHAYAHHIQRLMVTGNFALLSGLDPEEVCQWYLSVYADAYEWVELPNTLGMVLYADAGLMASKPYAASGNYIHKMSDYCRHCHYNVKTKTAQDSCPFNSLYWHFLNPHAAQLNSNPRMRMIYQGFERMPPEEKQAILQHAEQLLANIEDL, from the coding sequence ATGCGCTTTGGTTTAATTCTCGGTGATCAACTCAGTCATCAACTGGCGACTTTAAAACATCTGGACCGCAGTCAGGATGTGATTTTAATGGCCGAGGTGCTGGAAGAAGCGAGTTACGTGCCACACCATCCGCAAAAAATCGCGCTGATTTTTAGTGCCATGCGCCATTTTGCCAAGGAACTCAGAGCACAAGGCTGGAAAATCCGTTATCAGGTCTTTAACCGAGAAAGTCCTATCCAAAGCCTGCTGGATTTTGTCCAGCATCAACAGCAACGCTATGCCGCTGATGCCTTGCTGATCACCCAGAGCGGAGAATACCGTTTACAACAACAGATCGAACAGCACTGGAGCAAGACTTTAGGCATTCCGGTGCACTGCCTAGAAGATGATCGTTTCTTTTGCAGCTTGCAACAATTCCGAATTTGGGCCAGCAAATATAAAAGCCTGCGCATGGAATACTTTTACCGTGAGATGCGCAAGCAGAGCGGCTATCTGATGCAGGATGGCCAGCCGATCGGAGGAAAATGGAACTATGATAGTGAAAATCGCAAACGCTGGTCGGGTCAACCCGCTCTCCCACCATCACTGACCTTTATACAAGACCAGATTGATCGTGACGTGATGAAGCTGGTCAAGACAGAATTTGCCCATCATCCGGGGCAGATCGAAACCTTTCGTTGGGCCACCACGCGTGAACAGGCGTTGCAGGCACTGGCGCATTTTATTCAACATGCTTTACCTTCTTTTGGTGATCATCAGGATGCCATGGTTTACGGTGAGGATGATCTGTTCCATAGTCGCCTTTCGCCTTATCTGAATTGTGGTCTGCTCACCCCACGTGAAGTCTGTGATGCTGCTGAGACAGCGTATTTGCAGGGGCATGCACCGTTAAATGCGGTTGAAGGTTTTATCCGGCAAATTTTAGGTTGGCGTGAATATGTGCGTGGCATTTACTGGCTGAAAATGCCGGAATACGCCCAGCTCAACGCTTTACAGTCTTTGCGGCCTTTGCCTGGCTATTATTGGACTGGAAAAACCAAAATGGCCTGCATGGCAGAGGCTATACGCAATACCTTGCAGCATGCCTATGCTCACCATATCCAGCGGCTGATGGTGACAGGTAATTTTGCCTTGCTCAGTGGATTGGATCCCGAAGAAGTCTGTCAATGGTATCTGTCTGTGTATGCCGATGCTTATGAATGGGTCGAGCTACCGAATACTTTAGGCATGGTGCTCTATGCTGATGCAGGCTTGATGGCCAGTAAACCTTATGCTGCTTCTGGCAATTACATTCATAAAATGTCGGATTATTGCCGACATTGTCATTACAATGTGAAGACAAAGACAGCACAAGACAGTTGTCCTTTTAACAGCTTGTACTGGCATTTTCTGAACCCCCATGCCGCACAACTGAATTCAAATCCGCGCATGCGCATGATTTACCAAGGTTTCGAGCGAATGCCACCCGAGGAAAAACAGGCCATTTTGCAGCATGCCGAACAGCTTTTAGCAAATATTGAAGATTTATAG
- the bioB gene encoding biotin synthase BioB, which translates to MQRQNNGTRNDWTREEIQQLYEQPFLDLLFQAQQVHREHFQPNQIQVSTLLSIKTGKCPEDCKYCSQSAHYDSKLEAEKRIAVEKVIQEALAAKASGSSRFCMGAAWRNPHERDMPYVLEMVKEVKALGLETCMTLGMLNASQAERLKDAGLDYYNHNLDTSREYYSHIISTRSFDDRLNTLDHVRQAGLKVCSGGIVGLGENRQDRIGLLHELATLPIHPESVPINMLVPIEGTPLAEVEKLDVTEWIRTIAVARILMPQSYIRLSAGRESLSDSDQALAFMAGANSLFSGEKLLTTPNSGAGQDQQLFKKLGLQVEKARTTISQLAVDAMA; encoded by the coding sequence ATGCAGCGCCAAAATAACGGAACACGTAACGACTGGACACGTGAAGAAATCCAACAGCTTTATGAACAGCCTTTTCTGGATCTGCTGTTTCAGGCACAACAGGTGCATCGAGAACATTTCCAGCCGAATCAGATTCAGGTCAGCACCTTGCTTTCTATTAAAACCGGAAAATGCCCGGAAGATTGCAAGTACTGTTCGCAATCTGCGCATTATGATTCCAAGCTAGAAGCTGAAAAACGCATTGCGGTAGAAAAAGTCATTCAGGAAGCCCTGGCCGCCAAAGCTTCCGGTTCATCACGCTTTTGTATGGGTGCAGCCTGGCGTAATCCGCATGAACGCGATATGCCGTATGTGCTGGAAATGGTGAAAGAAGTCAAAGCCCTCGGACTGGAAACCTGTATGACTTTGGGCATGTTGAATGCGTCACAGGCGGAACGCCTGAAAGATGCCGGACTGGATTATTACAACCATAATCTGGATACTTCGCGTGAGTATTATTCTCATATCATCAGTACCCGCAGTTTTGATGACCGCCTCAATACTTTAGATCATGTGCGTCAGGCTGGACTGAAAGTTTGTAGTGGCGGCATTGTCGGCTTGGGTGAAAACCGTCAGGACCGCATTGGTCTGTTACATGAACTAGCCACACTGCCGATTCATCCGGAATCTGTGCCGATTAACATGTTGGTGCCGATTGAAGGTACACCACTGGCCGAGGTAGAGAAACTCGATGTTACAGAATGGATCCGCACCATTGCAGTGGCACGCATCCTGATGCCACAAAGTTATATCCGCCTCTCTGCTGGGCGTGAATCATTGAGTGATTCAGATCAGGCCCTGGCATTTATGGCCGGTGCCAATTCGCTGTTTTCGGGTGAAAAGCTTCTGACCACACCGAATAGTGGTGCAGGCCAGGACCAGCAATTATTCAAAAAATTAGGATTGCAAGTAGAAAAAGCTAGAACGACCATTTCTCAGCTTGCTGTTGACGCCATGGCTTAG
- a CDS encoding class I SAM-dependent methyltransferase has protein sequence MAKDFVNPKVVDSYDEHIRKLIPGYELIHQQVNAILESRLEDKMHPHILVVGCGTGYELQYLLQKHPCWRFTAIDPSLTMLEKAKHDIAKQHELKHVRFLHGDTSVLHEGMQFDAAIAILVAHFVPHQEKPKFFQDIAKTLKKNALLMTYDLTEVEHQDQLRALQLLCQHNGLTSAQTSKMLERLEDDFALVSSAEYAAQLSEAGFDRVQPYMQVMNYQGFMAVKA, from the coding sequence ATGGCAAAAGATTTTGTGAATCCTAAAGTGGTGGACAGCTATGATGAGCATATCCGTAAACTGATCCCAGGCTATGAACTGATTCACCAGCAGGTCAACGCGATTTTGGAAAGTCGCCTTGAAGATAAAATGCATCCGCATATTTTAGTGGTGGGCTGTGGGACCGGTTATGAATTGCAGTATTTGCTGCAAAAGCATCCTTGCTGGCGTTTCACTGCGATTGATCCTTCGCTCACTATGCTGGAAAAAGCCAAACACGATATCGCCAAACAGCATGAACTGAAGCATGTGCGTTTTCTGCATGGCGATACCTCCGTGCTACACGAAGGCATGCAGTTTGACGCCGCGATTGCCATTCTGGTCGCACATTTTGTTCCGCATCAAGAAAAGCCGAAATTTTTTCAGGATATTGCCAAAACTCTGAAAAAAAATGCGCTGCTGATGACCTATGATCTGACTGAGGTAGAGCATCAAGACCAGTTACGTGCCTTGCAGTTACTGTGTCAGCATAATGGTTTAACCAGTGCACAAACCAGCAAAATGCTGGAACGTCTGGAAGATGATTTTGCGCTGGTCTCTTCAGCAGAATATGCTGCGCAGCTTAGTGAAGCCGGATTTGATCGGGTGCAGCCGTATATGCAGGTGATGAACTATCAGGGTTTTATGGCGGTGAAAGCCTAG
- the ggt gene encoding gamma-glutamyltransferase, with protein sequence MLIRFALKLSLATLICLSAELFANTTVNQATLSSYDYDNEIFHPVRAQNGMVASEHAIASQVGLDILKRGGNAVDAAVAVGFALAVVLPHAGNLGGGGFLVLHDSQSGQNIALDFREMAPRHASRNMFLDENGNIIAGKSLYSHDAIGVPGTVAGLEYALKKWGSLPLSEVIAPAIQLAEHGIPVSHSLAKMLNAAQEKLGKWPSSRAIFFQEDRPLRYGERLVQQDLAHSLRLISQQGSRMFYRGEIGGKIIGQIQDHQGIMQKSDLRAYKVVERQPIMGNYKGYQIVTMPPPSSGGVHLVQMLNILEQFPLQQWGANSAQTLHYLTESMKLAYADRSQYLGDPDFVHVPVKGLSSKRYAQTLAKRISAEHATPSSHIHPANPLPYESDQTTHYSVVDQHGNAVSVTYTLNFNFGSGIVAAGTGILLNNEMDDFSAKNGEPNAFGLIGGDANAIVPRKRPLSSMTPTIVLKDQKAWLVTGSPGGSRIISTVLLTLINTIDFQMNPAEAAAAPRIHHQWLPDETRVEKGISADTLELLKQKGHKIVQKSTMGRTQTIQILPDGIYGYSDPRNPDGATVGY encoded by the coding sequence ATGCTCATCCGTTTTGCACTTAAACTCAGCCTGGCTACGCTGATTTGTCTCTCCGCTGAACTATTTGCAAATACGACGGTCAATCAGGCAACACTCAGCAGTTATGACTATGACAATGAGATTTTCCATCCGGTTCGGGCGCAAAATGGCATGGTGGCCTCCGAACATGCTATTGCCAGCCAGGTCGGTCTGGACATTCTGAAACGCGGTGGCAATGCAGTCGATGCCGCCGTTGCCGTTGGATTTGCCCTGGCAGTGGTCTTACCGCATGCCGGTAATCTGGGCGGTGGCGGTTTTCTGGTGCTGCATGATAGCCAGTCGGGTCAAAATATTGCGCTGGATTTTCGTGAAATGGCTCCGCGTCATGCGTCACGGAATATGTTTCTCGATGAAAATGGCAACATTATTGCCGGAAAATCGCTGTATTCACATGATGCCATTGGTGTACCTGGTACAGTCGCGGGTCTGGAATATGCCCTGAAAAAATGGGGCAGCCTGCCCCTCTCGGAAGTGATCGCCCCCGCAATTCAACTGGCAGAACATGGCATTCCGGTCAGCCATTCTTTGGCCAAAATGCTGAATGCAGCTCAAGAGAAATTAGGCAAATGGCCTAGTTCACGCGCTATTTTCTTTCAAGAGGATCGGCCTTTACGCTATGGCGAGCGTTTGGTTCAGCAGGATTTGGCGCATTCACTGCGTTTAATCAGTCAACAGGGTAGCCGCATGTTTTATCGCGGAGAAATTGGCGGAAAAATCATTGGACAAATCCAAGACCATCAGGGCATCATGCAAAAAAGTGATCTGCGCGCCTATAAAGTTGTCGAACGTCAGCCCATCATGGGCAATTATAAAGGCTATCAGATTGTCACCATGCCGCCGCCAAGTTCCGGCGGTGTACATCTGGTGCAGATGCTGAACATTCTGGAACAGTTTCCGCTACAGCAATGGGGAGCAAATAGTGCCCAGACCCTGCATTATCTGACCGAAAGCATGAAACTGGCCTATGCCGACCGGTCTCAATATCTGGGAGACCCTGATTTTGTGCATGTGCCTGTGAAGGGCCTCAGTTCAAAGCGCTATGCCCAGACTTTAGCGAAACGCATTTCAGCTGAACATGCCACACCATCGAGTCACATTCACCCGGCCAATCCTCTGCCTTATGAAAGTGACCAAACCACACATTATTCTGTGGTCGATCAACACGGCAATGCGGTTTCAGTGACTTATACCCTGAATTTTAATTTTGGCAGTGGCATTGTTGCGGCCGGTACCGGCATTTTACTCAACAATGAAATGGATGATTTTTCAGCCAAAAATGGTGAGCCAAATGCCTTTGGCCTGATTGGTGGAGATGCCAATGCGATTGTCCCCAGAAAACGTCCACTATCCTCAATGACCCCCACCATCGTGTTAAAAGACCAGAAAGCCTGGCTGGTCACCGGCAGTCCGGGAGGCTCCCGAATTATCAGTACCGTGCTACTAACCCTGATCAATACCATCGATTTTCAGATGAATCCGGCTGAAGCGGCGGCGGCACCACGGATTCATCACCAGTGGTTACCGGATGAAACTCGTGTAGAAAAAGGCATCAGTGCCGACACCCTCGAATTATTAAAACAAAAAGGTCATAAGATTGTGCAGAAGTCCACCATGGGCAGAACCCAGACCATCCAAATTCTGCCAGATGGCATCTATGGCTATTCTGATCCGCGTAATCCGGATGGAGCAACGGTCGGATATTAA
- the lldP gene encoding L-lactate permease has protein sequence MTMLQHWQQIYDPMGNIWISSLVALIPIIFFFLALAVFRLKGSVAGTITVVLALLVSLFAYQMPSMMAFASLIYGFFYGLWPIAWIIIGAVFLYKISVKTGQFDIIRSSILSITEDQRLQMLLVGFAFGTFLEGAAGFGAPVAITAALLVGLGFKPLYAAGLCLIVNTAPVAFGAMGIPIIVAGQVSGVETMEISQMVGRQLPFMVPIVLFWIMAIMDGWRGVKETWPAVLVGGGAFAIAQYLTSNFVGPELPDITAAIASLVSLTILFKFWQPKHIFRFSDQDANVDANLAAQKQTKYSLAQIAKAWSPFMILTVMVTIWSIKPFKDLFAKDGALHDMVIAIKVPYLHQLVQKMPPVVPQVKDYDAIYKFDWFSATGTAIIIAAIITIIFLKMKPLEAVKTFGETLNELKTPIYSIGMVLAFAFIANYSGMSATLALALAHTGDAFTFFSPFLGWIGVFLTGSDTSANALFAALQATTAQQIGVPEVLLVAANTSGGVTGKMISPQSIAIACAAVGLVGKESDLFRFTVKHSITFTIMMGIMITLQAYVFPWMIP, from the coding sequence ATGACAATGCTTCAACATTGGCAGCAGATTTATGATCCGATGGGCAATATCTGGATTTCCAGTTTGGTCGCCCTGATTCCGATTATCTTTTTCTTTCTGGCGCTGGCCGTTTTTCGCTTAAAAGGCAGCGTGGCAGGGACGATTACCGTGGTACTGGCCTTACTGGTTTCACTCTTTGCTTACCAGATGCCATCCATGATGGCCTTTGCTTCCCTGATCTATGGCTTCTTTTATGGGCTATGGCCAATCGCCTGGATCATTATCGGTGCGGTATTTCTCTACAAGATTTCGGTAAAAACCGGACAGTTTGACATTATCCGTTCCTCGATTTTATCGATTACCGAAGACCAACGTTTGCAAATGCTGTTGGTGGGTTTTGCTTTCGGAACATTTTTGGAAGGCGCGGCGGGTTTTGGTGCACCGGTGGCGATTACCGCCGCATTGTTGGTTGGTTTAGGCTTTAAACCGCTGTATGCAGCAGGTCTATGCCTGATTGTGAATACCGCACCGGTGGCCTTTGGTGCCATGGGGATTCCGATTATTGTGGCGGGGCAGGTGTCCGGTGTGGAGACCATGGAAATCAGCCAGATGGTCGGCCGTCAGTTACCGTTTATGGTGCCAATTGTCTTGTTCTGGATTATGGCGATCATGGATGGCTGGCGTGGGGTGAAAGAAACCTGGCCTGCGGTGCTGGTCGGTGGTGGTGCTTTCGCGATTGCACAATATCTCACCTCTAACTTTGTAGGGCCTGAACTACCAGATATTACTGCCGCGATTGCTTCACTAGTGAGCTTAACCATCCTGTTTAAATTCTGGCAGCCAAAACACATCTTCCGCTTCAGTGATCAAGATGCCAATGTCGATGCCAACCTTGCAGCGCAAAAGCAGACCAAATATAGCTTGGCTCAAATTGCCAAAGCCTGGTCTCCATTCATGATCTTAACCGTGATGGTCACCATCTGGAGTATCAAGCCGTTTAAAGATCTATTCGCCAAAGATGGAGCACTGCATGACATGGTGATTGCGATCAAGGTGCCTTATCTGCATCAACTGGTTCAGAAAATGCCACCGGTCGTGCCACAAGTGAAAGATTATGACGCGATCTATAAGTTTGACTGGTTCTCTGCCACCGGTACGGCGATCATTATTGCGGCGATCATCACCATTATTTTCCTGAAAATGAAGCCGCTTGAGGCGGTGAAAACCTTCGGTGAAACCCTGAATGAGTTAAAAACCCCGATTTATTCCATCGGCATGGTATTGGCTTTTGCCTTTATCGCAAACTATTCAGGCATGTCGGCGACCTTGGCGCTAGCCTTGGCACATACTGGCGATGCTTTTACCTTCTTCTCGCCATTTCTGGGCTGGATCGGGGTATTCCTGACCGGATCGGATACATCCGCGAATGCCTTGTTTGCCGCGTTACAAGCCACCACGGCTCAGCAGATTGGGGTGCCGGAGGTACTTCTGGTGGCAGCCAATACCAGTGGTGGTGTCACCGGCAAGATGATTTCTCCACAGTCAATTGCGATTGCCTGTGCGGCGGTGGGTCTGGTGGGTAAAGAATCTGATCTGTTCCGTTTCACTGTTAAACACAGTATAACGTTCACGATTATGATGGGTATTATGATTACCTTACAGGCTTATGTGTTCCCGTGGATGATTCCATAA
- the lldD gene encoding FMN-dependent L-lactate dehydrogenase LldD: protein MIISSANDYREAAKRRLPPFLFHYIDGGAYAEYTLKRNVEDLSKIALRQRVLNDMSELSLETKLFDETLSMPVALSPVGLTGMYARRGEVQAAVAADKKGIPFTLSTVSVCPIEEVAPAIQRPMWFQLYVLRDRGFMKNALERAKAAGCSTLVFTVDMPVPGARYRDAHSGMSGPNAAMRRYLQSCMHPHWAWNVGLMGRPHDLGNISKYLGKPTGLEDYIGWLGSNFDPSISWKDLEWIREFWDGPMVIKGILDPEDAKDAVRFGADGIVVSNHGGRQLDGVLSTTRALPPIADAVKGDLKILVDSGIRNGLDVVRMLAMGADTCMLGRAFVYALGAAGGEGVSNLLNLIDKEMRVAMTLTGAKTIADITSDCLVKLDRELRD, encoded by the coding sequence ATGATTATTTCTTCTGCGAATGACTATCGCGAAGCGGCAAAACGCCGTTTACCCCCATTCTTGTTTCACTATATCGATGGCGGTGCTTATGCCGAATATACCCTGAAGCGTAATGTAGAAGATCTATCCAAAATCGCGTTAAGACAGCGTGTGCTCAATGACATGTCTGAATTAAGTCTGGAAACCAAGTTATTTGATGAAACTCTGTCGATGCCGGTCGCACTTTCGCCGGTCGGTTTGACCGGCATGTATGCCCGCCGTGGCGAGGTACAGGCTGCCGTGGCTGCCGACAAGAAAGGTATTCCATTTACTTTATCGACGGTTTCAGTCTGCCCGATTGAAGAAGTCGCGCCGGCTATTCAACGTCCGATGTGGTTTCAGCTCTACGTATTGCGTGATCGCGGCTTTATGAAAAATGCCCTTGAGCGTGCTAAAGCTGCGGGTTGTTCAACCCTGGTGTTTACCGTGGATATGCCGGTGCCGGGTGCACGTTACCGCGATGCCCATTCCGGCATGAGTGGTCCAAATGCCGCCATGCGCCGTTATTTACAGTCCTGCATGCACCCGCACTGGGCCTGGAATGTCGGGCTGATGGGGCGTCCACATGACTTGGGCAATATCTCGAAATATCTGGGTAAACCGACCGGGCTGGAAGATTATATTGGCTGGTTGGGAAGCAACTTTGACCCCTCCATTTCATGGAAAGATCTGGAATGGATCCGTGAATTCTGGGATGGCCCGATGGTCATCAAAGGTATTTTGGATCCTGAAGATGCCAAAGATGCAGTACGTTTTGGTGCCGATGGCATTGTGGTCTCCAATCACGGCGGTCGTCAGCTGGATGGGGTGCTTTCGACGACACGTGCCTTGCCCCCGATTGCCGATGCGGTGAAAGGTGATCTGAAAATTCTGGTGGATTCCGGTATCCGTAATGGTCTGGACGTGGTGCGTATGCTGGCGATGGGTGCAGACACCTGTATGCTGGGACGCGCTTTTGTCTATGCCTTGGGTGCTGCGGGTGGTGAGGGTGTGAGTAACTTGCTGAACCTGATCGATAAGGAAATGCGTGTGGCCATGACCCTGACCGGCGCGAAAACCATTGCAGACATTACTTCCGACTGTCTGGTCAAGCTTGATCGTGAATTGCGAGACTAG
- the lldR gene encoding transcriptional regulator LldR has product MKVSDKVVQNLRMLIEQSNMQVGDRLPAERKLAEQLGVSRSSLREAIQQLTSQGMLVSKVGAGTYLQQLPTNWSQHQIVQPLSNLIDEDPAYRFDVQEARIILEGGTAWYAAQRATPEDVSKIRHYYQQISHFQSMGDDDQAAIADAKFHLAIAEASHNLVLIQMMRGLFDLLQYNVVLGRRKVYSEAHRYDQLRDQHQQVMEAIEQQDPEAARAAVCGHIEFVVQQVRMIDEEDARRQRASRLNRI; this is encoded by the coding sequence ATGAAAGTTTCCGACAAAGTAGTACAAAACCTTCGCATGTTAATTGAACAAAGCAATATGCAGGTCGGAGACCGTTTGCCTGCCGAACGCAAACTCGCTGAACAACTCGGTGTTTCCCGCTCTTCTTTACGTGAGGCCATTCAACAATTGACCAGTCAGGGCATGCTGGTCAGTAAAGTTGGAGCGGGAACTTATTTACAGCAATTGCCGACCAACTGGTCGCAGCATCAGATTGTACAGCCGCTGAGCAACCTGATTGATGAAGATCCAGCCTACCGTTTTGATGTACAGGAAGCCCGTATCATTCTGGAAGGTGGAACTGCCTGGTATGCCGCGCAACGCGCGACACCGGAGGATGTGAGCAAGATTCGTCATTATTATCAACAGATCTCGCATTTTCAGTCGATGGGTGATGATGATCAGGCCGCGATTGCCGATGCCAAATTTCATCTGGCGATTGCCGAGGCTTCGCACAATCTGGTGCTGATCCAGATGATGCGCGGGCTGTTTGATCTGTTGCAATACAACGTGGTTCTCGGTCGACGCAAAGTCTACTCGGAAGCACACCGTTATGATCAATTGCGTGACCAGCACCAGCAGGTGATGGAGGCGATTGAACAGCAGGACCCGGAGGCGGCACGTGCAGCCGTTTGTGGTCATATTGAATTTGTCGTTCAACAAGTACGTATGATTGATGAGGAAGATGCCCGTCGTCAGCGTGCGAGTCGATTAAACAGGATATAA